The Manihot esculenta cultivar AM560-2 chromosome 8, M.esculenta_v8, whole genome shotgun sequence genomic interval TACCAAATTTGTTGGTAACACTGATGTGTAAAAAGGCAAATTCAATTATTGTGATACACAATTTCATtgtaatccaaaaaaaaaaggtgCTACTTCACTTAGAAATCACATGTCTGAATGCATGAAAAACCCTCATAATATAACTACAAGACAATGCAAATTATCTTTGCAACTAACTTCTAATACACAATTTAAGGGGGAAATTCTCAATTAGGTATACTAAGTACTTGACATTTTAATCAAGATGAATGATTGTTTTGATGAACTTTCATTTATGTTTGTTGAAAGGGAAGGATTTAGAGAATGCATTAAGTACATACAACTAATGTTTCGAATTCTATCCCATTGGACAATTTCAAGGGATTGCTATGACTTGTACTTAGATGAGaggaaaaaattaaagaattttttttaagaagtcTTGTTAGAGGGCTTGTATTACCACAAATACATGGTTTTCATTgtaaaagataaattatatgCGTAACATTGTACATTATATTGATGATAATTGGACAAAGTCATAAGAATGATGATATATGAATGATAGTTGAAACTTGTTTGATTAACTGGGGAATTTAAACAGTATTCATAGTGACTGTTGATAATGCAAGTTCAAATGATGTTGCTATTGcttatttgaaaaagaaattcaatacTCGGagatttagtattttaaattctAAGTACTTACACTTGAGATGCATTTGTGCATATAACTAAGTTGGTCGTCGTTAATGGACTAAAGGAAAATATTGATCAAATAAAAAAGATCGGAGAAGTAGTGAGATATGTCAGGCAATCTCCTGCTAAGTTGcaaaaatttaaatcatattATGAGATGGAAATGATTGAAAGTAAAAGATTTTATGCTTGGATATGTACACTAGATGGAATTCCACTTATTTGATGTTAAATTCTACACAAAAATTTGAAAATGCATTTGATAGATATGCTACTATAGATCCATAAGATCTATATTTTAAACTTGATCTTCAGTACGGTGAAAGTGGCGGGTTGTTAGATAGTTTAGATTGAGAATATGTTAggaaaattattgattttttagcATATTTTTATGATCTAACATTGAAAATTTCAAACTCTAAATATGTCActtctaatatattttttgatgaGATTAATTATATTGTTTGTCTATTATAAGAGTAGAAAGTAAGTGATGATTTAGAATTATCAAATATGAGTAAGAAGATGAGGTCTAAATTTGATAAGTACAGAGAGATTCTAATaagatgaataaaattatttatattgcaGCAATAGTTGACTCTCGATATaagttataatttataaattttacatgTATGAGAAAGAAATGTGTGTATAATTCACTGAGAAAGTTAAATTGATTGTATATAAACTGTTTAATGATTATAAAGAGAAACGATAATGCAAATAAAAACATTGAAAATACGAGTGAAAGTGAGCAAAATGTCTCAAAAAAGAATTTTAGAAGAAAATTAGGACATCAATTCATACAGCATAAAATAGAGCTTAGAAAAACTAAGAGCAGGTGTAATTTAGATTCTTATCTAAATAAGGACATAAGAAGAATTTGATATATTAAAGTGGTGGAAGATCAATGCTATCAAGTTTCCCGTACTATCACACGTTGTAAAAGATATTTTGACAGTTTCTATATTTATAGTTCAGAATCAGCCTTCAGCATTAGAGGTTGAGTGCTTGATCCTTTTAGGAATTCATTAACTTCTAAAATAGTCAAAACTTTAATATGCACACAAGATTAATTGTGAAAATCCTATAATCGTAAACCAAATGaagaataaatagaaaattttgaaagactCGAAGAATATATGTAACTATAATTAATctcgtttaatttatttttttattggtttgtatttaaaaactatatctctaaatttttttttcagcatttgcaaatctaaaaattaataatactaaTGAGAATATTGATAGTATTAATTTAGATAAGTTGGTAACGtggtgaaaattttgaaataccgGATTGATTGTACTTTTTGATTTGTGAAGAacacttttacttttatttatgggtttattacgtatttttactatattttgattgaatttttattattttttagttagagttagtttgtattttaaatttttattttgatttttgattagGTTTGAATTATTACAAATTATAAACCATAtgggaaatatttattataaattgtaactcttttttaaagaaaatatagaGAAATTGAGATCAAATCAATGACATATAATCTACACTATAGTTTAAATACAATGCAActcatttttctaatttttattagtttagttaaataatttaaatttaaattaataatttttaaattaaactgcagtaaaatttataaaatataaagaaatttagattcaaataaataaatttttaaaattaataaaaaatcaatttaattcacttcGGTTAGTCTGACCTTACATTTCGAATCAATTTTCAGAGTTTTAAAATTCATCTATTTTTTATTGGTTCGGTCCCACAATTAGTGTGGAtggagttaaaaaaaaaaaaaaaaaaatactgtgGGCGGGCTTTGGCCCAAAAGAATCAGGATGGGAAATGGTCGTCCTATATCCTCGAAGCTGAGATAGGGGAGGGAGAAACAGACGCGAAAGGAAAATGGTTGTCCTTACCATTATCTCTACCCCTCCATTGCTGCCTTCACTTTGTGTTTCCTTACCTGCATCAACGAAGGCCATTTATACTTCTCCAGGTATCTCTCTTTTCTCCTCTGCTTCACACATGTGCTTTGGGGAAATAATAAGATTTTGAAGAgtagaaaaaaagagagaaacggAACATACCCATTTGACATATTGATCGCATTTTTACTTAGATTGCTAGTTTTGGGCCAAACAATGTACAACCTCTGCTAGCTGCTTTATGGAAAACCTGTATTTCGGTTGCTGTTTTCTGTAGCCCCCTTTTTGGGTTCTTTATAAAGCACAAATTAAGTCCCCCTTTCTGCATTCCATCGTTGTATCCACCTGTAAAAACCAATTTATGGATTATGgattttgtttttctatttttagttTCCAGGTTGCACTTGAAATCCGTCTCTCTGCTCTCGAAATCCTTCGGTGGAATTTCCTTTTTGGCAGTGAGAAGGGGTACGATGGCTATAAAGGCTTTGACGGATGCTAAGGGGATGGGTCCGGATGCTGGGGAGTCTGTGTCAGAAAGTGATGATGAAGAGAAATTGCAATCAGAGAAAATCCCTCTTGATGCTAAGCTACAACAGAAGCTTGAGCAAAAGTTGAAGATGAAATTGGCAAAGAAGATAAGGCTTCGCAGAAAGAGACTTGTTCGGAAGCGAAGGATGAGGAAAAAGGGACGATGGCCACCTTCAAAGGCAAACAAATTGAAGAATGTCTGATATTGTTCCCTCTTATCTTCTAGGTATATTGCTGGGCTTTTCGCACCTATCCATGTATTGTGGTTATGCAACTTTTGATGTGTGATTTTGTTTATGAGTGTTCTAAGTTCTCACATTGTTCTGAAGTTATAGTCTGTATAAAACTTGGCTCTTTTGCTCACATGGTTCTACGCTCTTTGAATTCTTTTTGGTATAGTCTATTGTGATAGCCAGTCAAAGGAATAGTAAAATTCACATTCTGAGAATTTGACATTATTTCATTGATCTCTCAAGATTTGTTGCACTGTAGATGCCTGACATGTTCCTCTTTGCTCTTGAAATATAACGAAAACTTATTGGGGAGGGGGGGAGGGCATAagctgaattttaattttttttgccaAATAAActcactttatgttttaaaaaattataataatattttcttctatattttataattaaaatattaattttatattttaaaatattaaattattagttttgtattttctttttcttctgtgCTCCTCTTGCTTACATGGTCAGCATCTCCAGAAACAAAACCTCTGCTTCTGCCCCTTCTGCCGTGTAACCTAGCCGTCTCCAACTCCGCTGCGGCATCCTTGCAGTTCAATCCCTACTTCACCTATCACGGTTGATCCAAGAATTGTTGGTCCTGTTGGTCTTGGCTTGTGGCATacatctctctttttcttcttttgttggTCTGGCTTATTACTCATCTTCCCTGCATGGActgcagtttttttttttttttttttttattttttttattttaaatttttcgtTTTGCCCATTTAGAACATAATCATATGAAGT includes:
- the LOC110620311 gene encoding 50S ribosomal protein 5 alpha, chloroplastic codes for the protein MVVLTIISTPPLLPSLCVSLPASTKAIYTSPVSRLHLKSVSLLSKSFGGISFLAVRRGTMAIKALTDAKGMGPDAGESVSESDDEEKLQSEKIPLDAKLQQKLEQKLKMKLAKKIRLRRKRLVRKRRMRKKGRWPPSKANKLKNV